In Candidatus Poribacteria bacterium, the genomic window TGTAGTGGTGCTTCTACCGGTGATGGCCGAAGTACTTATATCCCTTTTCATATCCACCCCAGCGGCCTACCTGGGGGGAAGAACCAGCTTCGGAGGCGGCTGGGAGTATCTGAGCTTTGGATTTCTCATCCCGCTTCTCTTCGATCCCGTTATAGCTCTCCTGAGCGTATTTCTCTATCTGGATATCAGATGTCAGAAAGAGGGATTGAGCGAGGAGATGCTGAGAATGGATTTCATGGAGATGGAGAGATGAGGGCTATACTGACCACATGTTGGGGACTTGAAGGGGTAGTTGTGGATGAAATGAAGGAGAAACTGAAGGGAGAGGTTGAGCTGAATCCCTTTGGATTCAGAGGACGTGTCGCCATCTCGATCCGATCGATCGAAGAGGCAGTGCTAATGAGTTACTCGCTCAGAACGATCCACCGCTGCATGTTGCTCCTACACTCATTTAAGATCCGAACGGATGAGGGCGGACTTGAGGACATATACGAGGGAGTTAAGGAGGCGGAGTTCACCCAGTTCCTCTCGCCGGATGTAAGCTTCGCCATAAGATCGGAACGTAAAGGCGAGCATCGTTTCATCTCACCCCAGATAGCTGCCTCCGCCGGCCAGGCAGTCATAGATAAGGTGATGGAGAAAAAAGGTTACAGGCAAAGGGTGAACCTGGATGATCCCGACGTGACGCTCAGAGTGGATGTCTCAAACGATAATTGCATGGTCTGCCTCGATATGGTCGGCGGCGAGAGCATGCACAGAAGGGGGTGGAGGCGATACGATCATCCGGCAAGCTTAAAGGGATCGATCGCATCGGCGCTCGTGAGAATATCAGGATGGAATGAGGGGGAGACGATGCTTGATCCGCTGTGTGGAAGCGGGACGATCCCTATCGAGGCAGCACACACCGCCATGGATCTGCCCCCTGGCTACTTCCGTAAAGATAACCTCGCCTTCACGAGGTTGCCCTTCAAAAGGGAGATATTCTCTCAAATCATGGCCCAAATTGATGGCGGAATAAGATGGGGGGTCAAATTACGGATCTACGGATCTGAGCTGTTCGAAAAGCACGTCGAAGGTGCGATCATGAACGTGCGTTCAGCAGAGGTTGAGGACAAGGTGGAGATATACCGTCACGATGTGTCTGCGCTCTCAGAGTTTTTCCGCCCCGGTTCCGTGGATGTGATCGTCACCA contains:
- a CDS encoding class I SAM-dependent RNA methyltransferase; the encoded protein is MRAILTTCWGLEGVVVDEMKEKLKGEVELNPFGFRGRVAISIRSIEEAVLMSYSLRTIHRCMLLLHSFKIRTDEGGLEDIYEGVKEAEFTQFLSPDVSFAIRSERKGEHRFISPQIAASAGQAVIDKVMEKKGYRQRVNLDDPDVTLRVDVSNDNCMVCLDMVGGESMHRRGWRRYDHPASLKGSIASALVRISGWNEGETMLDPLCGSGTIPIEAAHTAMDLPPGYFRKDNLAFTRLPFKREIFSQIMAQIDGGIRWGVKLRIYGSELFEKHVEGAIMNVRSAEVEDKVEIYRHDVSALSEFFRPGSVDVIVTNPPYGMRIADVRRATEIHRSLMRSGFEVLREGGRMVLVTTHKNLIFSTAETLGFRIGESFPICNGNLWIRAFKLIKGKT